The genomic region CAAGATCATTCTCCCACTATGAGGCATATAGAAGCGTATTTAAGCACAAAGTATACTCAAAGTGTACACTATACAGGCACGGGGAGGGGTATGCATCTGTGCTTGGGTGGGGCTGTTCTTACTATAAGGGCAGTCTCATACATAATTATTAAGTAAACGTATACGTATACGGGTATGCTATAATATATATGAAAGGAGAAATATGAGAATAGAAATCTACCTAGAGGAAAACGAGCACGAATACATCAAGTCAATGGGGAAGGGATATATACGTACATTAGTCCAAAAGGATATGGGGTATACGGGTAAAGAAATAAGGCACGAAAAAGCCGTAGAGGCAAGGTCAGAGGCTCGAACTATCATTAAGAAAGCCAAGGTAGCACCCAGAGAGATAGATACCAAAAAGATACGGGTAAATACCTGTAAGTACGAAGGCTGTGGAGCCCTCTTGCCATACTTTGGTGCTAAGGTCTGCAAAGCCTGTAAGGGGAAGCAATAAACAAGACCCTTATAATATTAGTAAGAACTTAAAGAAGGTAGGAGGGTGCTATTTTAGTAAAACAGTGTTCCATTTGCAAGGTGATAATGAAAGAGTTGGGAGAGAGTGGTTCTTCCAAACTCGAGAGACGGTTGTATAACTGTTCTAAATTCGTTAAGGGTGGGGAAACCCAGCGTAAGATATGCAAAGAGTTAAACTTCAACCCTATTTCTATGACCCACCACCTAGCTAAACACCAGAACCCTGATGAGAACGTTTTAATTCAAAAGAAGTACGAAGCCAACCTAGAGAAACAACGCCTTAAACACGAAGATGTCCGTCAGAAGATGATGGAAGTCGGGATGGAGGAGTTGGAAGCTGGGAATATTAAAATGAACGCCTCTGTTTTGAGGGGCGTGGCTAAAGATACTTCCGATATTGAAGAGAAAAACAAAGATAGACAATTAAAGGTCCTTGAAATGTTGAACGCTTTTATTAGTGGAGAGATTACGAACACGGAGGTTATTGATGCTGATTCCACAGAATCTCCAATCAGTTATCTCGAGGGGTAGGGATGATGTTTATTTATTTGCTAGGGAACTTTTAGGGGTAGAGCTACACCCAGGGCAGGTTAAGTTTTCAAACTCTAAGGCTAAGGTTAATATTCTAGTCCCAGCTAATCGGTATGGAAAGACTACGATGCTTGCCATTAAGCACATCCATAAGGCTTTTTACAAAGTCGGAGTTCCGATGGGGAATATGAAGGCTTGGCTAGGTGCAGAATATCTGACTGGTGCGTTAGCACCCCACTCACAACAAGCTGAAGTAATCACGACTACGATTAGACAGATTCTAACTTCTTCTTACCCGATGAGGGTTAACGGGAAGATGACCACCAACAAATGTCTGATTGAATGGGCGATGACAGGAATCACCGAGAGTTATCCGATGCAGATTAAGTATTGGAACCACTCTACGACTTTAGTCAGATCAACAGGGGAAGATAAGGGGAAATCAATCGCTGCTAAGGCTTTTGGTTATATCGGATTTGATGAAGCCTGTAAGGATTTACATTTAGAGGAAGAATATTCAGGGCTTTTAATCCCTAGACTAGCTGACTTTTCGGGTCAACTTGATTTAGTAGGGACGCCTGATGCGACTTCGCCTTCAAATATCTTTTACCAAGAACTCTTTTGGAAGGGTGGTGGTGACGGAAATGTGAAGGACGATATGTTCTACTCTCAAGAGGGGTCTGCTTATGATAACCCTCACTTACCACCCGAGTATTTCGAAGAAACCAAACAACTCTTAAGAGGAAGACCCGAACTCGACCAAGTCCTTTATGGGAAGTTCGTTTCTGTCGGGAATAAGGTGTTTGACAACCGAAAAGTCCTAGACGCTTCCGTTGAGATGGAAGAGTACACCCCCTTTCAGAAGGGGCATAGGTATATTATCGCTATCGACACGGCTATCGGGGAAGACGAACTCGTCATTACTGTCCTCGACTGGACGGAAAGACCGTTTAAAATCGTCAGAACTTCCGGAATGAAAGGAAACTCCCAGAGCCCAGTTTTACATAATCAAAATATAATGGATATCTTCTACCATTACAACGAGGAACAGACCTGTTCCTTAATCCTAGAAGTGTTTAATGGGGAAGCGATGCACTATTACTACCAATTACCAGCCGACATCAGGGCGAAGACTCGCTGTTTCGGTTCAGGCAGAGTGGTAGGGGCTCCGTCAAGACGAGTAGGGCAGGTAGACCGCAAAGAAGACATCCTTTTAGCAGGGCGTAAGCTCCTCGATTCCAACGGAGTGGTATTTTCAAATAAATTAAGAAGGTTAGTCCAACAACTAGCCAACTATACACAAAATGACGAGAAGATTAAAACCGATTGGGTCATCTCGTTCTGTCTGGCGTGTTGGTACGCTACTGACGGACAGCCTAAAATTACAACATTAAAGCCGAGTTATATAGCTTGGTAGAGGGAAAAAATGAAGAAAAAGAAACTCCTTCCTGACACACCTAAGGTGGAGAAGGAAATAGACTTTGACGAAGAGAAAAAGAAATTCATCGTCACTAGGATACAGAACTCAATTAAAGAACTAGAAGGCGAAACTACTACCAGAAACGCCTATATGGACACCAGAGACCGACTTTTAAACGACTCAGACGAAATCTTTGAGGGTATGGACATCAAGGAAGGGTTTGACAAGACCAAATACAACTTCCTCAACAGAGCTAAGGATATTCACACCTTCCAAGTGATGGGTAGAGGGTTTAATATTATCTCAAGATACGACAAGGTCGATTTGTCCTTGTTCGATAAGGGCACTCCCGAGTACAAGGATGCCGAGCTTAAAAACAAACGCAGTGAAGGCGAATCAACCTCAGCCAAAGAACTCTTAAACGGGGTTATCGCTGACAACGGTGGTAAAGGAATCTTTTTGAATATGGCTGCCGTAGCCTCGGCTTACGGGGTGGGAATCATTAAGAAATACCGAGACGGCAACGACATTAAGTTGGTTTCTATCGAATCCCCTCAGAACTTTGTGGCAGGGTGGTCATCGACTAATTTTAGAGAACGGGATTTTGATGCGATTACTTATCGTATCTCGGTCGCCTCTGCGACCAGACTCTACGGAGATAAACTTAAAAAGGGCGAATCCTTCTTGGCTGATAACGCCTCTATCTACTCAACCTCTTTAGTCGAACCTACTTCAAGAAAAATGCTTACTTGTATTGATTTTGTCGGCAGGGATTCAGAAATCAACGATGGCGAAATCTTTAACGCCCTAATCGTTGGCGACAAACTTGTCGGCTACGAAACGAATAAGAAATTCATCCCTAAGTTTTACATCTTCCAAAACAGAGAGAGATTACAGAGACCTTGGGGTGCTTCAGATATCTCAGACGAGGCTATCGACCTCAACAGAACCTACATCGCTCAGATGTCGGACTCTTTAACTTTGCTTAAAAAGATGTTCCCTTTTATCGAGGCTCGTGGTTTTGAATCTACAAATCTACCCAAGAAGGATAGTGGAGCAATG from Pseudomonadota bacterium harbors:
- a CDS encoding phage portal protein, which encodes MKKKKLLPDTPKVEKEIDFDEEKKKFIVTRIQNSIKELEGETTTRNAYMDTRDRLLNDSDEIFEGMDIKEGFDKTKYNFLNRAKDIHTFQVMGRGFNIISRYDKVDLSLFDKGTPEYKDAELKNKRSEGESTSAKELLNGVIADNGGKGIFLNMAAVASAYGVGIIKKYRDGNDIKLVSIESPQNFVAGWSSTNFRERDFDAITYRISVASATRLYGDKLKKGESFLADNASIYSTSLVEPTSRKMLTCIDFVGRDSEINDGEIFNALIVGDKLVGYETNKKFIPKFYIFQNRERLQRPWGASDISDEAIDLNRTYIAQMSDSLTLLKKMFPFIEARGFESTNLPKKDSGAMQVFPIGLDQEMNIKQFQPGVYPYKTMLDEIKESLFRVLGLGRVMIDDPTVSFESNQALMTGMKSTIDIAEDKQSRWERTLVELFTDIIEELKDLSPETKKLIGDSVELDIEWPSVLRKEDASYNTMLLNNVRGGLISLETYLEKIGTQNVSEEIDRIKSEMKDPILGAILSANLRMVNQLEIMPQQPAQGQQSTNAPLTTDQNQGTQPMSQAGSGAPAVSAEGAMATTNQNNGV